One Ranitomeya variabilis isolate aRanVar5 chromosome 5, aRanVar5.hap1, whole genome shotgun sequence DNA window includes the following coding sequences:
- the POU4F3 gene encoding POU domain, class 4, transcription factor 3, translated as MMAMNSKQPFSMHPILQEPKYPSLHSSSEAMRRVCLPAPQLQGNIFGGFDESLLARAEALAAVDIVSHGKNHHFKPDITYHTMSSVPCTSTSSTVPISHPSTLTTHPHHSVHQCLEGDLLDHISPTLTVSGMGTADHTVMSSQLHPHHLGAMGHLHQAMGMGHPHTVSAHNGMSCINDVESDPRELEAFAERFKQRRIKLGVTQADVGSALANLKIPGVGSLSQSTICRFESLTLSHNNMIALKPVLQAWLEEAEAAYREKNSKPELFNGSERKRKRTSIAAPEKRSLEAYFSIQPRPSSEKIAAIAEKLDLKKNVVRVWFCNQRQKQKRMKYSAVH; from the exons ATGATGGCTATGAACAGTAAGCAGCCCTTCTCCATGCACCCCATCCTGCAGGAGCCCAAGTACCCCAGCCTGCACTCCAGCTCCGAGGCCATGCGCAGGGTCTGCCTGCCAGCCCCCCAG ctccaggGCAATATATTTGGAGGCTTTGATGAGAGTTTGCTGGCCCGTGCTGAAGCTCTGGCGGCTGTGGATATTGTCTCACACGGCAAGAACCATCACTTCAAGCCAGACATCACCTACCATACCATGAGCAGTGTCCCATGCACTTCTACCTCCTCCACTGTGCCCATCTCTCATCCTTCTACTCTGACCACACATCCTCACCACTCAGTGCACCAATGCTTGGAGGGGGACCTGCTGGACCATATCTCACCTACCTTGACTGTAAGTGGCATGGGGACAGCTGATCATACAGTGATGTCCTCACAGCTCCATCCACACCACCTGGGTGCCATGGGGCATCTGCATCAAGCCATGGGCATGGGCCACCCTCACACAGTTTCTGCTCACAATGGGATGTCCTGCATCAACGATGTGGAGTCGGATCCAAGAGAGCTTGAGGCTTTTGCTGAAAGGTTCAAACAGAGGAGGATAAAACTTGGAGTTACTCAAGCAGATGTTGGATCAGCTTTGGCCAATCTCAAGATTCCAGGTGTTGGGTCTCTAAGCCAGAGCACCATCTGCAGGTTTGAGTCCTTGACATTGTCCCATAACAACATGATTGCCCTGAAACCTGTCCTTCAGGCTTGGCTGGAAGAAGCTGAGGCTGCCTACAGAGAGAAGAACTCAAAGCCAGAGCTCTTTAATGGAAGTGAACGAAAGCGCAAACGCACCTCTATCGCTGCCCCAGAAAAGAGGTCCTTAGAAGCTTACTTTTCCATCCAGCCCAGACCTTCATCGGAGAAAATAGCAGCCATTGCTGAGAAACTAGACCTTAAAAAGAACGTGGTTCGAGTCTGGTTTTGTAATCAAAGACAAAAACAGAAAAGGATGAAATATTCTGCGGTCCATTAA